A stretch of the Desulforamulus ferrireducens genome encodes the following:
- a CDS encoding PPC domain-containing DNA-binding protein: MEYRKFGSKYVIRLDKGEEVLESLKKICQENKIRLGTVSGIGAVNQVKIGLFETATKEYHSVELNKDMEITCLTGNISEMNGEVYLHLHVTLSDHTHNAFGGHLNLAVISATGEIIVDAIEGNVDREFSQEIGLNLIKF; this comes from the coding sequence TTGGAATACAGAAAATTCGGCAGTAAATATGTCATTAGACTGGACAAAGGCGAAGAGGTACTGGAATCCTTAAAAAAAATCTGCCAGGAAAACAAGATACGCTTAGGAACGGTCTCCGGCATTGGTGCCGTTAACCAGGTGAAGATTGGCCTGTTTGAAACCGCCACTAAAGAATACCACTCGGTGGAGCTCAACAAAGACATGGAAATTACCTGTCTCACCGGCAATATTTCTGAAATGAACGGAGAGGTCTACCTGCACCTGCACGTAACCTTGTCCGACCACACCCACAACGCCTTTGGCGGTCACCTCAACTTAGCCGTCATCAGTGCCACCGGTGAAATTATTGTGGATGCCATCGAAGGAAATGTGGATAGAGAGTTTAGCCAGGAAATTGGCTTAAATCTAATAAAATTTTAA